AATTATACAGTTCGGTCAATAGAAATTGGCAAGATGTTGTATGCTGAGACTTTGGCGTGAGCGTTCGACTGAGCTCACGCCGAAGTCTCAGTCGAACGCTTGTCGAAATATAAATCATATTCTCGAGTGTTCGGAACTGAAAAATATAAAAGGAAATCCAGTTGACAATTTTGCCTATTGTTAATTGTCAACTTTAATTCTAATATGTATAAATCATAATCAACTATTTAAAGCCTGTGAACGGTTATAAATAATTTAATACTAAATTTATAGATACATTTATTTATGCGTGTATTTTTTATTATAATCATAATTCTTTCATTATTTACAAATACATATTCTCAGGTAGTAAATATTGAAAAAAAACGAATAAATAATAAAGAAAAAGGAATGCAGGGAAGTATTGACCTTTCTATTGGATTTATTAAAAGTGAGAGCGATATTATACAAGGCAAAAACAGTCTGAAATTACAATATAATAATAACAACAGTACATTTTTATTTTTTAACAATATCAGTTTAATAAAAGCTGATGATAAAAATTTTATGAATGATGGTTTTCAGCATTTAAGGTATAATTATAATATAAGCAATAGTCTTGTTATTGCTGAATTTTTCGTTCAACATCAATACAATACTATTAAAAACCTGAAAAAAAGATTTTTGACAGGAGCAGGTCCAAGAATAAGAATATCAGAAAATGATACTATTCGTTTTTATACAGGATATTTATGTATGTATGAATATGAATTACTTACAGATGATACTACACAAAATCAAAGCTTTCGGCTAAGCGCCTATATATCACTTGGTTATAATTTCAATAAAAATTTCAGCATAAATCATATTACATACTATCAACCGGTATTTATTGATTTTCAGGATTATAGAATATCAAGTGAAACATATTTTAGTTTCAAATTTGCAACAAAATTATCGTTTAAATTAGTTTATACTTTAACTTATGATACAAACCCACCTTTAGGGATAAACAAACTTTTTTATAGTTTGAATAATACAATAAGTTATTCATTTTAACATATGGTTCTACCACGAATTTAATAGGAGATGGAAGATAGAAGTTGTTAAAAAAATAAATGAATGCAACAAAATATGTC
This Bacteroidales bacterium DNA region includes the following protein-coding sequences:
- a CDS encoding DUF481 domain-containing protein, with translation MRVFFIIIIILSLFTNTYSQVVNIEKKRINNKEKGMQGSIDLSIGFIKSESDIIQGKNSLKLQYNNNNSTFLFFNNISLIKADDKNFMNDGFQHLRYNYNISNSLVIAEFFVQHQYNTIKNLKKRFLTGAGPRIRISENDTIRFYTGYLCMYEYELLTDDTTQNQSFRLSAYISLGYNFNKNFSINHITYYQPVFIDFQDYRISSETYFSFKFATKLSFKLVYTLTYDTNPPLGINKLFYSLNNTISYSF